The region ACATGAATTTCTCATCGAATGTGTTACCGGAAAAAATAGGCGTCAATGATGTCACCATCGCCGGTAAAAAGCTCTCTGTTGCGGATGAAGCGACGTTAACAAATCCGATCACTATTGAAAGCCGTGGCGGCAAAATTGCCAATTCTCACGACGGCCTGACGTTTTTTTATACCCGACTTCCTGGTAACGAAAATTTTGTCTTACAGGCAACCATTACCGTTGAACAGTTCGGTCCTGAAAACGGAGCAAAACCCGCCGCGCAGGAAGGTGCAGGTTTGCTGGTACGAGATGTGATTGGTACTCCGCGCCAGCAGCCGCTGAAAGAGGGTTATGAAGAGTTTCCGGCGGCATCAAATATGGTGATGAACGCCATTATGACGCAGGATAAAAAAGATAATTTCCGCGTGAAGATGCAAGCGATTACCCGCGAGGGGATTAGCCAGCCGTGGGGGAATGCTGGTGCCACTATCTCGAAACAGAGTTATCAGGAAGAGATTGATCTTCGCCAGACACCAACCTTTCGCCTGAAACTAGAACGTACCAACGACGGTTTTATCAGCGCATGGGCGCCGCAGGGGAGTGATAAATGGGTCAGCCGCAGCGTACCGCGCGCCGATTTGATTTCGGTGCAAAATAAAGACCACTATTACGTGGGTTTTTTTGCCTCGCGTAACGCCAAAATTGTGGTTAGCGATGCCACATTAACCACCAGCAAAGCCCAGACTATTGATTCTAAACCCTGGCAGGCTAAGCCGTTGCCGGTTGTCGTACAAATAGCCTCTCCCGCCCAGAGCATTGGCGAAGCCTACACGGTGCAGGCACGCGCTAATTATGATGGCTTGTTTAGCGTGCGGCAGAACGAAGTGGTGATCGGTAATGAAAAACCGGTGAAAGCAGGTGAAATGTATACCCTGCCAACTCACCTGGCGGCAGAGAACACCTTTGCACTGACCTTTACACCAACAAGCGGTAAAGAGATAACGCCCATTTCGCAGACGTTCGCTGTCGAAAGGGTTGCCGGAACCATGGCTTCTACTCTGTATGCCGCCGCCGATGGTAAAGCGGATGGTGAAGGTACCGCTGCATCACCTCTGGATTTGCCAACCGCTATATCTCTGTTGCCGCCAGGCGGGACAATTAACCTGAAAGCCGGAGATTATGCCCGGGCAGAGATCCCGCTCACCGCCAGCGGCTTGCGTGATAAACCAAAAACGCTGCAAGCCGATGGCAAAGCGGTGATCCACGGTTTATTGGTTGATGCCAGCTACTGGCATATCAAAGGTATTGGCGTTACCGATAAGAGCCTGCGTGTGCAGGGTAGCCATAACGTGATCGAAAAAGTGGTCGCCTGGCGTAATGACGATACCGGCATTCAGATCTCCTCACCGGAAAACATTGGTCGCGCACTGTGGGCGAGCCATAACCGCGTGATCGATGCTGAGTCCTGGGGTAATGAAGATCCCGGCAAAATCAACGCTGACGGCTTCGCGGTGAAGATGCGCGTCGGTGACGGTAACCGCCTGGAGAGATGCTACTCCCATGACAATATCGATGACGGCTTTGATTTGTTTAATAAGATTGAGGACGGCGGCAATGGTGTTGTGGTGATCGAGAATTCTATTGCCAGCAACAATACCAGCAACGGTTTCAAACTGGGGGGAGAAGGGCAGCCAGTGGCGCATCAGGTGCGGAACAGTAAAGCGATTGCTAACCATCTGGACGGTTTCACCGACAATTTTAATCCTGGTGCGCTGGTGGTAGAGAACAATATCGCTGCGGATAATCAACGCTTTAACTTTATTTTTCGCCCAAGCCCCTATGGTGATGCTTCCACTCAGGGGAAATTCACCCACAACAAATCCGTGCGCAGTGCGCCGGGCCGCTATGACGATGCGGTGGTCGGAAATATTGATGAGACGAATTATTTTATTGAGAAAGGGCAGAGCGTGAACAACAAGGGGAAAGTGCTGGATAGTGGGGCGGTGCTGGCGGAACTGAAGATGTAGCCAGATGGCGCTCGCTTATCACACAACGGTAAGCGTGGCGCCACTCGGCATATCAGCAATTAATGATTGAACGTACCGAAAGAGATGTTCATGTTGCTGAAGAGAGCGATGATTTTGTTGATCAGTTTCATAATGGTTTCCTGCTTTGACTGAAGGTTATTTTCTGTGATGAACTTCACAAAAAAGAGTCTACGCCTCATTTTTTAACCGATCAACATTTTTGTGATATGCATCACAAAATAATAAAACACACTTTCAGTTTCATCTTTACTGGAACGCAGCCATAAAAAAAGCCAGCCTGGAAACCAGACTGGCTTTTTAACGTTCAAGCCGGTGTTACATCGCTTTTTTGGTCAACTCGATAACACGCAGTTTCGCGATGGCTTTCGCCAGCTCCGCAGACGCCTGAGCGTAATCCACGTCACCGTGAGAGCTATTAATGTGCTCTTCTGCTTTACGCTTCGATTCCAGGGCTCGCGCTTCGTCGAGATCCTGGCCACGAATAGCGGTATCAGCCAGAACGGTCACGCTGCTCGGTTGCACTTCAAGAATGCCGCCGGACAGATAGATAAACTCTTCATGACCGAACTGTTTTACGATGCGGATCATACCAGGCTTAATGGCGGTGAGCAGCGGTGCGTGACCCGGGAAAATACCCAGTTCACCTTCACTGCCCGTTACCTGGATTTTTTCGACCAGACCAGAGAACATTTGTTGCTCTGCGCTGACGACGTCCAGGTGGTAAGTCATTGCCATATCACCCTCCGATTAAGGCGTTAAAGTTTTTTGGCTTTTTCCACTGCTTCTTCGATGGAACCAACCATGTAGAACGCCTGCTCCGGCAGGTGATCGTATTCGCCTTCCATAATGCCTTTAAAGCCACGGATGGTGTCTTTCAGGGAGACGTATTTGCCCGGAGAACCGGTAAATACTTCCGCTACGAAGAACGGCTGGGACAGGAAGCGCTGGATCTTACGTGCGCGAGCTACCACCAGTTTGTCTTCTTCAGACAGCTCATCCATACCGAGGATGGCGATGATGTCTTTCAGTTCCTGATAACGTTGCAGCAGAGACTGTACGCCACGCGCGGTGTCGTAGTGTTCCTGACCAACAACCAGCGGATCCAGCTGACGGCTGGTGGAATCCAGCGGGTCAACGGCCGGGTAGATACCCAGAGACGCGATCTGACGGCTCAGTACCACGGTTGCGTCAAGGTGCGCAAAGGTGGTGGCTGGTGACGGGTCAGTCAAGTCATCCGCAGGTACGTATACC is a window of Enterobacter sp. R4-368 DNA encoding:
- a CDS encoding right-handed parallel beta-helix repeat-containing protein, translating into MNYKIPLALTICSSLIPIPALAATAPVWKAIAFGQSTDMNFSSNVLPEKIGVNDVTIAGKKLSVADEATLTNPITIESRGGKIANSHDGLTFFYTRLPGNENFVLQATITVEQFGPENGAKPAAQEGAGLLVRDVIGTPRQQPLKEGYEEFPAASNMVMNAIMTQDKKDNFRVKMQAITREGISQPWGNAGATISKQSYQEEIDLRQTPTFRLKLERTNDGFISAWAPQGSDKWVSRSVPRADLISVQNKDHYYVGFFASRNAKIVVSDATLTTSKAQTIDSKPWQAKPLPVVVQIASPAQSIGEAYTVQARANYDGLFSVRQNEVVIGNEKPVKAGEMYTLPTHLAAENTFALTFTPTSGKEITPISQTFAVERVAGTMASTLYAAADGKADGEGTAASPLDLPTAISLLPPGGTINLKAGDYARAEIPLTASGLRDKPKTLQADGKAVIHGLLVDASYWHIKGIGVTDKSLRVQGSHNVIEKVVAWRNDDTGIQISSPENIGRALWASHNRVIDAESWGNEDPGKINADGFAVKMRVGDGNRLERCYSHDNIDDGFDLFNKIEDGGNGVVVIENSIASNNTSNGFKLGGEGQPVAHQVRNSKAIANHLDGFTDNFNPGALVVENNIAADNQRFNFIFRPSPYGDASTQGKFTHNKSVRSAPGRYDDAVVGNIDETNYFIEKGQSVNNKGKVLDSGAVLAELKM
- a CDS encoding F0F1 ATP synthase subunit epsilon, giving the protein MAMTYHLDVVSAEQQMFSGLVEKIQVTGSEGELGIFPGHAPLLTAIKPGMIRIVKQFGHEEFIYLSGGILEVQPSSVTVLADTAIRGQDLDEARALESKRKAEEHINSSHGDVDYAQASAELAKAIAKLRVIELTKKAM